From a region of the Bradyrhizobium sp. KBS0727 genome:
- a CDS encoding FAD-binding and (Fe-S)-binding domain-containing protein: MSNKGSVTLENRLAREIKGDVFFDAFNRGRYATDASFYQIVPLGVVVPRTMDEALRTLAIVRDEGRIVTPRGGGTSQCGQTVNDGVVVDFSKHLNHLLSLDVANRTCVVEPGIVLDDLNRQLRKHGLWFPVDVSTASRATIGGMAGNNSCGGRSLRYGTMRDNTLSMDAALADGTLLHFGEVPRDLAQVNSPDTGLALFRDMLDLGEREAGEIAERFPKVQRRVGGYNLDALVPRNAPNNMAHLLVGSEGTLAFTTQVELKLWPVIRNKVLGVCHFGSFYEAMDAAQHLVKLRPIAVELVDRTMIALGRDIAMFQPIISTAVRGDPDAVLIVEFAEEDQAENLQRLKQLGELMGDLGFGWDQPQRKWGGVVEITKPALQASIADFRAAGLNVMMSMKQEGKPVSFVEDCAVPLPHLADYTERLNAIFARHGTRGTMYAHASEGCLHVRPVLNLKLEKDVKAMRAIAEETFEVVREYKGSHSGEHGDGLVRSEFHETMFGSRIVADFREIKARFDPENILNPGKIVDPPKMDDRSLFRYPPEYRVTEFKTALDWSAYPGAGGGFQGAVEMCNNNGACRKLEGGVMCPSYRATRNEKDVTRGRANTLRLAMSGQLGPDALASDEMMDTLKLCVSCKACRHECPTGVDMAKMKVEVLAARAAKHGLSLRDRLVGYLPHYAGLASRLAPLANWRNRSPVLRALFEKFAGISAQRALPAFRRDVFRPDAEAFGPVDGREVVLFADTFNRAYERENLDAALRVLVEGGYRVHVPKAADRGRPLCCGRTFLSAGLVDQARSELDRLVATYSPFAARGVPIVGLEPSCLLTLRDELLSLRSDNDARNVSAHALLFEEFLVREAEAGRLKLPVGSIPEKALVHGHCHQKSFGAFKPVEKILRLIPDLNVEIIESSCCGMAGAFGYGADTYQASIDMAELSLLPAVRGADAAALIVADGTSCRHQIKDGTKRTALHVAQVLAMSLDSAKTHSDPSPVTKEQNNG; this comes from the coding sequence ATGTCCAACAAAGGCTCAGTGACGCTCGAAAACAGGTTGGCCCGCGAGATCAAGGGCGACGTTTTCTTCGATGCCTTCAACCGCGGCCGCTATGCGACCGACGCCTCTTTCTACCAGATCGTGCCGCTCGGCGTGGTGGTTCCCCGGACCATGGACGAGGCACTTCGTACGCTCGCCATCGTCAGGGATGAGGGCCGGATCGTCACCCCCCGCGGCGGCGGCACCTCGCAGTGCGGCCAGACCGTCAATGATGGCGTAGTCGTCGACTTTTCGAAGCATCTGAACCACCTCCTTTCGCTCGATGTCGCCAACCGGACCTGCGTGGTCGAACCCGGCATCGTGCTGGATGATCTCAACCGCCAGCTTAGAAAGCACGGGCTGTGGTTTCCGGTCGACGTTTCCACCGCCTCCCGCGCCACCATCGGCGGCATGGCCGGCAATAATTCCTGCGGCGGACGCTCGCTGCGCTACGGCACCATGCGCGACAACACGCTGTCGATGGATGCGGCGCTGGCCGACGGCACGCTGCTGCATTTCGGCGAGGTGCCGCGCGATCTCGCGCAGGTCAACTCGCCCGACACTGGCCTTGCGCTGTTCCGCGATATGCTCGATCTCGGCGAGCGGGAGGCAGGCGAGATCGCCGAGCGGTTTCCGAAAGTGCAGCGCCGCGTCGGCGGCTACAACCTCGATGCGCTGGTGCCGCGCAATGCGCCCAACAATATGGCGCATCTGCTGGTCGGCTCCGAAGGCACACTGGCCTTCACCACGCAGGTCGAGCTGAAGCTCTGGCCTGTGATCCGCAACAAGGTGCTGGGCGTCTGCCACTTCGGAAGCTTCTATGAGGCGATGGATGCGGCGCAGCATCTGGTGAAGCTGCGCCCCATTGCAGTCGAGCTGGTCGACCGCACCATGATTGCGCTCGGCCGCGATATCGCGATGTTCCAGCCCATTATCAGTACCGCCGTGCGCGGCGATCCCGACGCGGTGCTGATCGTGGAATTCGCCGAGGAAGACCAGGCCGAAAACCTGCAACGCCTGAAGCAGCTTGGCGAACTGATGGGCGATCTCGGATTCGGCTGGGACCAGCCGCAGCGCAAATGGGGCGGCGTGGTCGAAATCACCAAGCCCGCCCTTCAGGCCAGCATCGCCGATTTCCGCGCCGCCGGGCTCAACGTCATGATGTCGATGAAGCAGGAGGGCAAGCCGGTCTCCTTTGTCGAGGATTGCGCGGTGCCGCTGCCACACCTGGCCGACTATACCGAACGGCTCAACGCCATCTTCGCCAGGCACGGCACCCGCGGCACCATGTACGCGCACGCCTCCGAAGGCTGCCTGCACGTACGCCCGGTGCTCAACTTAAAACTCGAAAAAGACGTCAAGGCGATGCGCGCCATCGCCGAAGAAACGTTCGAGGTGGTGCGCGAATACAAGGGTTCGCATTCCGGCGAGCATGGCGACGGCCTGGTTCGCTCGGAATTTCATGAGACGATGTTCGGCTCCCGCATCGTTGCCGACTTCCGCGAGATCAAGGCGCGCTTCGACCCGGAAAACATCCTCAATCCAGGCAAGATCGTCGATCCACCCAAAATGGACGATCGTTCGCTGTTTCGCTATCCGCCGGAGTATCGCGTCACGGAGTTCAAGACCGCGCTCGACTGGTCGGCCTATCCCGGCGCCGGCGGCGGCTTTCAGGGCGCGGTGGAGATGTGCAACAACAACGGCGCCTGCCGGAAGCTCGAAGGCGGCGTGATGTGCCCGTCCTACCGCGCCACCCGCAACGAGAAGGATGTCACCCGCGGCCGCGCCAACACGCTGCGGCTCGCAATGTCAGGCCAGTTGGGCCCGGATGCGCTGGCTTCCGACGAGATGATGGACACGCTCAAACTCTGCGTGTCCTGCAAGGCGTGCCGCCACGAGTGCCCGACCGGCGTCGACATGGCCAAGATGAAGGTCGAGGTACTGGCCGCGCGCGCAGCCAAGCACGGACTGTCGCTGCGCGACCGGCTGGTCGGTTATCTCCCGCATTACGCTGGGCTTGCATCCCGGCTCGCTCCGCTCGCCAACTGGCGCAACCGCAGCCCGGTGCTGCGCGCGCTGTTCGAAAAATTCGCAGGCATCAGCGCGCAACGCGCTTTGCCCGCGTTCCGGCGCGACGTGTTCAGACCCGATGCCGAGGCCTTCGGCCCCGTCGACGGCCGCGAGGTCGTGCTGTTCGCCGACACCTTCAACCGCGCCTATGAGCGGGAAAATCTCGATGCTGCGCTGCGTGTGCTGGTCGAAGGCGGATACCGCGTCCATGTTCCCAAGGCCGCCGATCGCGGCCGGCCGCTCTGCTGCGGACGCACTTTCCTTTCGGCGGGCCTGGTCGATCAGGCGCGCAGCGAACTGGACCGGCTGGTCGCGACCTACTCACCCTTCGCCGCGCGCGGCGTGCCGATCGTGGGGCTGGAGCCGAGCTGCCTCCTGACGCTCCGCGACGAACTGCTTTCGCTGCGCTCCGACAACGATGCCAGAAACGTCAGCGCGCATGCGCTGTTGTTCGAGGAGTTTCTGGTTCGCGAGGCGGAGGCTGGCCGGCTTAAACTTCCGGTTGGCTCTATCCCTGAGAAGGCGCTGGTGCACGGCCACTGCCACCAGAAATCATTCGGCGCGTTCAAGCCGGTCGAGAAGATCCTGCGCCTGATCCCCGACCTCAACGTCGAGATCATCGAGTCCAGTTGCTGCGGCATGGCCGGCGCCTTCGGTTATGGCGCCGACACCTATCAAGCTTCGATCGATATGGCCGAACTCTCGCTGCTGCCGGCGGTGCGCGGTGCCGACGCGGCCGCGCTGATCGTCGCCGACGGCACCTCGTGCCGGCATCAGATCAAGGACGGCACGAAGCGTACAGCGCTTCACGTCGCACAGGTGCTGGCGATGAGCCTCGACAGCGCCAAAACCCATTCAGACCCCTCCCCTGTCACAAAGGAACAGAATAATGGCTGA
- a CDS encoding heme-binding protein, translating to MAELTLDVARKILDAALAKGVEKKFKPLVITILDARGCVKVTAAQDGTSLMRAEIAHGKAYGALAMGMGSRALFQRAQEQAYFIDAVNTMAQGRLVPVPGGVLIMGDGGLLGAVGVSGDTSDNDEICALAGIEAAGLKANAG from the coding sequence ATGGCTGAACTCACCCTCGACGTTGCCCGCAAGATTCTCGATGCCGCGCTTGCCAAGGGCGTCGAAAAGAAATTCAAGCCGCTGGTCATCACCATTCTCGACGCCCGCGGCTGCGTCAAAGTCACGGCGGCACAGGACGGCACCAGCCTGATGCGAGCCGAAATCGCCCATGGCAAGGCCTATGGCGCGCTGGCGATGGGCATGGGATCGCGGGCGCTGTTCCAGCGCGCGCAGGAGCAGGCCTATTTCATCGACGCCGTGAACACGATGGCGCAGGGCCGGCTGGTGCCGGTGCCCGGCGGCGTGCTGATCATGGGCGATGGCGGCTTGCTCGGCGCGGTCGGCGTCAGCGGCGACACCTCGGACAATGACGAGATTTGCGCCCTCGCCGGCATCGAGGCCGCCGGACTGAAGGCGAACGCCGGATAA
- a CDS encoding SDR family oxidoreductase: MIDRIPMRRLGNLDDLNGAFLLMASEASAWMTGASLSVDGGQLVSPL; encoded by the coding sequence ATGATCGATCGAATCCCGATGCGGCGTCTGGGCAATCTTGATGATCTCAACGGTGCATTCCTGCTCATGGCCTCCGAAGCCTCGGCGTGGATGACAGGCGCCTCGCTGTCGGTGGATGGTGGCCAATTGGTCTCGCCCCTTTGA
- a CDS encoding phosphotransferase family protein — protein MADTLAALHRVDPSSVGLSDFGRSGNYFARQLTRWIRQWSDSPTRGIPEIDAVIAWLQKRLPDEEGALSITHGDYRIGNLIFHAVEPRVVGILDWELATLGDPLADLGFCCMTWFIGPDEYAGIKGLDFGVLGIPTVDEFVARYDGLKRPSGRLKRFNVVFALFRFAVIFIGIADRARAGTASDAGAADTGRLAKKFARRALEMTASGDAHWEHSAPDAVD, from the coding sequence ATGGCGGACACCCTTGCAGCCTTGCATCGTGTCGACCCGAGCAGCGTGGGCCTCTCAGATTTCGGCCGCAGTGGCAATTACTTCGCGCGGCAACTGACGCGTTGGATCAGGCAGTGGTCAGACTCTCCTACGCGTGGGATTCCTGAGATCGATGCTGTAATCGCCTGGCTTCAAAAGCGACTGCCGGACGAAGAGGGAGCGCTATCGATCACCCATGGCGATTATCGGATCGGCAATTTGATCTTTCATGCGGTCGAGCCTCGAGTGGTCGGTATTTTAGATTGGGAGCTGGCTACGCTGGGCGACCCACTCGCGGACCTCGGCTTCTGTTGCATGACCTGGTTTATCGGACCGGACGAATACGCCGGTATCAAAGGCCTTGATTTTGGCGTCCTGGGAATTCCGACTGTCGATGAATTTGTCGCGCGATACGACGGATTGAAACGACCTTCTGGTCGTCTCAAACGGTTTAACGTCGTGTTCGCGCTCTTTCGATTCGCTGTAATTTTTATCGGCATTGCGGATCGCGCTCGAGCCGGCACAGCGTCGGACGCTGGAGCAGCAGATACAGGACGGCTTGCCAAGAAATTTGCAAGGCGTGCGCTGGAGATGACGGCGTCCGGTGACGCACATTGGGAGCATTCGGCTCCAGATGCGGTCGACTGA
- a CDS encoding phosphotransferase — MVLRKRPNGITLASAHAIDREFRVLKALADTTVPTPRPILFRESSDIVGTPFYLMERLQAAYSTIVPFQE; from the coding sequence ATGGTCCTTCGCAAGCGTCCGAACGGCATAACTTTGGCATCTGCTCATGCTATCGATCGTGAGTTCAGGGTCTTAAAAGCTCTTGCGGATACCACGGTCCCGACACCACGACCGATCCTGTTTCGGGAGAGCAGCGATATCGTCGGAACCCCGTTCTATCTAATGGAGCGTCTGCAAGCCGCGTATTCCACGATAGTTCCCTTCCAGGAGTAG
- a CDS encoding porin, protein MKMIKSLILGSAAALTAAGGAQAADLPVKAKAVEYVKVCSLYGAGFYYIPGTNTCIKLGGYLRAEIALNAGGSYTGAYSSVAGAQNRLTNYYYTRSREDLNVDTRTATEYGVVRTFFDSAFSWTTDNYTGSGTAPGATVYSQLGATGVGAPANANAGAIANGTVGVYYAFIQFAGFTMGKAVAQFDAPWNNYPGNNFDGLNGGGGTVTGVNQFSYTAEFGRGISASVSAVDPTAYYQSNLYNVSAASVAGLGVGGYGLSALGGTRAPDIQGSVRVDQAWGLFQLSAAAHDNHAAYYSGAVPAIAGTELAGHPNDKWGWAVQAALSIKNIPTGVDDTINVQAVYTDGATRYNFQSLASQNFAMFGGSGNPLAYQSVGLAGAADGVFANGAGISSVQTWGMRGAYTHNWDPSWNTAIYGAYAQLKYGNGGEALICGAIAGLGAATAGITTCNPDFNVAQLGLITRWTPVRNLTFSADVLWTHLDQKYVGTFTPTTAAGAVAKPAATYELKDQNSASLLLRAQRVW, encoded by the coding sequence ATGAAGATGATTAAGAGCCTCATTCTAGGCTCAGCGGCTGCTCTCACCGCAGCTGGCGGAGCTCAGGCGGCCGATCTGCCCGTCAAGGCCAAAGCGGTCGAGTACGTGAAGGTTTGCTCTCTGTATGGTGCAGGATTCTATTATATTCCGGGGACTAATACGTGCATCAAACTGGGCGGCTACCTCCGCGCTGAGATTGCTCTCAATGCGGGCGGTAGTTACACCGGAGCTTACAGCAGCGTTGCTGGCGCGCAGAATCGCCTGACGAACTACTACTACACTCGCTCCCGCGAAGATCTGAACGTCGACACGCGTACCGCTACCGAGTACGGCGTGGTTCGCACGTTCTTTGATTCTGCCTTCAGCTGGACGACAGACAATTACACCGGGAGTGGTACTGCTCCTGGCGCCACGGTCTACTCGCAGCTTGGTGCAACGGGAGTTGGCGCGCCGGCCAATGCCAACGCGGGTGCGATTGCGAACGGTACTGTGGGTGTATACTACGCTTTCATCCAGTTCGCCGGCTTCACGATGGGTAAGGCGGTGGCGCAGTTCGATGCTCCATGGAACAACTATCCGGGTAATAACTTCGATGGTCTGAATGGTGGTGGCGGTACGGTCACAGGTGTGAATCAATTCAGCTACACCGCTGAATTCGGTCGCGGCATCTCGGCTTCGGTGTCAGCGGTGGATCCGACGGCTTATTACCAAAGCAATTTGTACAATGTCAGCGCTGCATCTGTTGCGGGCTTGGGCGTGGGTGGCTACGGCCTCAGTGCTCTCGGTGGGACTAGGGCTCCTGACATCCAGGGTAGTGTCCGCGTCGACCAGGCGTGGGGGCTGTTCCAGTTATCGGCTGCAGCACATGACAATCACGCAGCTTACTACAGCGGGGCGGTGCCGGCGATTGCTGGTACGGAGCTGGCTGGCCATCCTAACGATAAGTGGGGCTGGGCTGTGCAGGCGGCCCTGTCTATTAAGAACATTCCAACCGGCGTAGACGATACGATTAACGTGCAGGCGGTCTACACCGACGGTGCTACGCGCTACAACTTCCAGAGCTTGGCTTCGCAGAATTTTGCCATGTTCGGCGGCTCCGGCAATCCGCTCGCTTATCAGAGTGTTGGCCTTGCTGGTGCGGCGGACGGCGTATTTGCGAACGGTGCAGGCATCTCCTCGGTGCAGACCTGGGGTATGCGTGGCGCCTACACTCACAATTGGGATCCGTCCTGGAACACCGCAATTTATGGAGCCTATGCCCAGCTGAAATATGGCAATGGCGGCGAGGCTCTGATCTGCGGCGCAATCGCAGGATTGGGTGCTGCTACTGCAGGTATCACGACCTGCAATCCGGACTTCAACGTGGCTCAGCTCGGCTTGATCACCCGCTGGACCCCGGTGAGGAACCTGACGTTCTCCGCGGACGTCCTCTGGACCCACCTCGACCAGAAGTACGTTGGCACGTTTACGCCGACCACTGCTGCTGGCGCTGTGGCAAAGCCAGCAGCTACGTATGAGCTAAAGGATCAGAATTCTGCGAGCCTGCTCCTCCGTGCTCAGCGTGTCTGGTAA
- a CDS encoding Crp/Fnr family transcriptional regulator — translation MLVQANKRSFVKNAILASLPVDDLLAVGKCVEPIFLKGRMILQEPKRRSEYVYFIESGVVSQRIVSADSVLETAVVGYTGAVGAADFLGGYLPTHQSVVLFPGSSLRIRVDDLSRLMNERPEVQKRVRQYSRTLAVHSAQTGLCGVRHDLKQRLACWICLVCDALDGCTLPITHEYLSTMLAIRRSGVTETLLRFEGQGLIRKARGVVQVDERKRLEQNACNCYGIISNAYAPVPGLVA, via the coding sequence ATGCTCGTTCAAGCCAACAAGCGGTCTTTTGTGAAGAACGCGATTCTCGCAAGTCTTCCTGTCGATGACCTCTTGGCGGTGGGCAAGTGCGTTGAGCCAATCTTCCTTAAGGGGCGCATGATTCTGCAAGAGCCAAAAAGGCGATCCGAGTACGTCTATTTCATTGAATCTGGTGTCGTATCGCAAAGAATTGTCTCGGCGGACAGCGTCCTGGAAACGGCTGTCGTGGGATATACTGGTGCGGTCGGGGCGGCGGACTTTTTGGGAGGGTACTTGCCCACTCATCAATCGGTCGTGCTCTTTCCCGGCAGCTCACTCAGGATACGCGTCGACGATCTAAGTCGTCTCATGAACGAGCGCCCTGAAGTGCAAAAACGGGTGCGGCAATATTCACGAACACTCGCCGTCCATTCTGCTCAAACGGGTCTTTGCGGTGTTCGGCACGACCTAAAGCAACGTTTGGCATGTTGGATCTGTCTGGTGTGCGACGCATTAGATGGTTGCACCCTTCCCATTACACATGAGTATCTTTCGACCATGCTGGCGATACGTCGATCCGGCGTAACTGAGACGCTTCTTCGATTCGAGGGACAGGGCCTAATTCGTAAAGCACGAGGCGTCGTGCAAGTGGATGAACGAAAACGGCTCGAGCAAAACGCTTGTAACTGTTACGGCATAATATCAAACGCATATGCTCCCGTCCCAGGACTGGTGGCTTGA
- a CDS encoding VOC family protein — MYLGLRQVCIAVRDLEPAIRTLSTLFDVECCLRDDLHVARHGLRNAVVPFGSSFIELIAPAREGTAVGRYLEHAGGDRGYMLILETDDFDGWKDHLAAVDAVVVRESADGSYHFRQIHPKSVGGVLLSIDADGTPGDGCWLPAGPNWKSCARTARVSGIGGVQLQSPAPHRLAVRWGQVLDRAVKKTAEARSIELSDATDIAFGPGPSDAGEFMTKVKLRGVNVGACLAAATTLGLKVTNDSIDALGMRFDLEARHGRAENAL, encoded by the coding sequence ATGTATCTCGGTCTGCGCCAGGTTTGCATTGCTGTCCGCGACCTCGAGCCAGCCATCAGGACGCTGTCGACGTTGTTCGATGTCGAGTGCTGTCTCAGGGATGATCTGCACGTGGCGCGGCATGGCTTACGAAATGCCGTAGTGCCCTTTGGATCATCGTTCATCGAATTGATCGCGCCGGCGCGTGAAGGAACGGCGGTCGGTCGGTATCTGGAACACGCAGGCGGCGACAGGGGATATATGCTAATTCTAGAGACCGATGATTTCGACGGATGGAAGGATCATCTCGCGGCAGTCGACGCTGTCGTCGTGCGCGAGAGTGCGGACGGCAGCTATCATTTCCGACAAATTCATCCGAAGTCTGTCGGAGGTGTTCTTCTGTCGATTGATGCCGACGGAACCCCGGGCGACGGGTGTTGGCTTCCAGCGGGGCCGAACTGGAAAAGCTGTGCAAGAACCGCACGCGTTAGCGGGATCGGCGGCGTCCAGTTGCAGAGCCCCGCGCCGCACCGCCTGGCTGTGCGCTGGGGGCAGGTTCTAGATCGCGCCGTCAAGAAGACGGCCGAGGCGCGGAGCATTGAGCTCTCAGATGCTACTGATATTGCATTTGGCCCGGGGCCCTCGGATGCGGGCGAGTTTATGACGAAAGTCAAGCTTCGCGGGGTTAACGTGGGCGCGTGTCTTGCTGCTGCGACCACCCTCGGCCTCAAAGTAACGAACGATTCAATAGATGCTTTGGGCATGAGATTCGATTTGGAGGCTCGGCATGGCCGAGCCGAGAACGCACTATGA
- a CDS encoding acyl-CoA dehydrogenase family protein: protein MDLQLDDMQTMLRQTARRFVAENHDFDKRTRSIVSEAPSETIWRSFAEMGWLALNIPEKAGGLGCGPVETALIMEELGRGLVTEPYLATAVVAANILAATDVPFAAERLREMVAGDLRIGIALSESATRFDCLEPTTTASRNGNEWRVSGSKRLVLGGESSAYIVCARNGGELGLFWIDGTQGLATRKYRTFDDHRCADIDLCNTPAQLIAAGGRAVAILDEMLNHATMAVCAEALGCLTGALATTIEYVKVRSQFGKTLAEFQVTQHRLANLFVQADQARSMLLYGLSTLSSADAGFGTAGAKFKILDAARFVCGECVHQHGGMGVTTEYPVGHYLRRVLMLEKMFGDSSTQLRRVMERWASADVSGG from the coding sequence ATGGACCTCCAGCTTGACGATATGCAAACGATGCTCCGCCAAACCGCACGACGTTTTGTTGCGGAGAATCACGACTTCGATAAGCGCACGCGATCCATTGTCTCGGAGGCGCCGTCAGAGACCATCTGGCGTTCATTCGCAGAGATGGGTTGGCTTGCACTCAATATTCCCGAAAAGGCAGGAGGATTGGGCTGCGGACCCGTGGAAACGGCCTTGATAATGGAGGAACTGGGCCGCGGGCTCGTTACAGAGCCATACCTGGCTACGGCAGTCGTCGCCGCAAATATCCTCGCGGCGACCGACGTGCCTTTCGCAGCGGAACGACTTCGGGAGATGGTTGCCGGAGACCTGCGCATCGGTATAGCGCTTTCGGAGTCCGCAACGCGGTTCGATTGCCTTGAGCCAACGACAACGGCAAGTCGCAATGGAAACGAATGGCGCGTTTCCGGATCGAAGCGGCTTGTTCTCGGTGGAGAATCTTCGGCCTACATCGTGTGCGCAAGGAACGGCGGCGAGCTTGGGCTCTTTTGGATCGATGGGACCCAAGGACTGGCAACGCGCAAATACCGGACTTTCGATGATCATCGCTGCGCCGACATAGACCTCTGCAACACGCCAGCGCAGTTGATTGCGGCTGGTGGCAGGGCAGTCGCAATCCTGGATGAAATGCTGAACCACGCAACCATGGCCGTCTGTGCGGAGGCATTAGGCTGTCTAACTGGAGCGCTGGCTACCACCATCGAGTACGTGAAGGTGCGTAGCCAGTTTGGCAAGACGCTTGCCGAATTTCAGGTGACGCAGCATCGCTTGGCCAATCTGTTCGTGCAGGCGGATCAGGCCCGTTCAATGCTGCTCTATGGCCTTTCAACTCTTTCAAGTGCTGACGCGGGGTTCGGGACGGCGGGTGCCAAGTTTAAGATTCTGGATGCCGCACGATTCGTGTGCGGTGAGTGCGTCCACCAGCACGGTGGCATGGGCGTAACCACCGAATATCCGGTGGGCCACTATCTTCGGCGCGTACTGATGCTGGAAAAAATGTTTGGTGACAGTTCGACCCAACTTCGTCGAGTTATGGAGCGATGGGCGTCCGCAGACGTCAGTGGAGGCTGA
- a CDS encoding acyl-CoA dehydrogenase family protein — protein sequence MDFNLTPEDENFRQEVRSFIAETLPKDVARRKGQGFHDTRADQTIWQRLTSARGWGAPRWPVEHGGCDWTPIQHHIWELECGLADAPEIGASQIMVGPVIAKFGDVDIKARYLPGLLNGDIYSAQGFSEPQAGSDLASVRTRAERKGDEWVINGQKIWTTGAHEADVLICLCRTDPTAKPQAGLSMIMVDMRRPGVTVRPIRTIDGQHTVNEIYLDDVRVPANELIGDANLGWTYAKFLLSNERTYNAHLPELVRYCRRILTIAAEEERRTGQRIVTEEFRVRYARLWLEVEALRWSVLRVLSDRSGKPGGIQMAAASSLKIVGSELLLQASQILMEVVGQDSMPLYPPVWDAEYDSKTRGALPAAPGLTAQYLYWRASTIFGGSNDIQRQIIWNSIVGGLD from the coding sequence ATGGACTTCAACCTCACTCCAGAAGACGAAAACTTCCGCCAGGAAGTTCGGTCGTTCATTGCGGAGACGTTGCCGAAGGACGTCGCGCGTCGCAAGGGGCAGGGATTTCACGACACGCGCGCGGACCAAACGATCTGGCAGCGACTTACGAGCGCCAGGGGATGGGGCGCTCCGCGTTGGCCGGTGGAGCATGGCGGCTGCGATTGGACACCAATCCAACACCACATCTGGGAGCTCGAGTGCGGCCTAGCGGACGCACCTGAAATCGGTGCGAGCCAAATCATGGTCGGTCCTGTGATTGCCAAATTTGGCGACGTCGACATCAAGGCTCGCTACCTTCCAGGGTTGCTGAACGGCGATATCTACAGCGCGCAAGGGTTTTCCGAACCGCAAGCGGGCTCCGACCTCGCGTCCGTTCGAACGCGCGCTGAGCGCAAGGGGGACGAATGGGTGATCAACGGCCAAAAGATCTGGACCACCGGCGCACACGAAGCTGATGTCCTCATCTGCCTTTGTCGCACAGATCCCACGGCGAAGCCCCAAGCAGGCCTCTCTATGATCATGGTCGACATGCGCCGCCCCGGGGTGACCGTGCGGCCAATTCGTACCATCGACGGTCAGCATACCGTGAATGAGATTTATCTCGACGACGTGCGGGTGCCGGCCAACGAGTTGATCGGTGATGCGAATTTGGGATGGACTTACGCGAAGTTCTTGCTGAGTAACGAGCGTACCTATAACGCCCACCTGCCCGAACTCGTCCGCTATTGCCGGCGCATCCTCACCATCGCGGCAGAGGAAGAGAGGCGCACCGGCCAGCGCATTGTTACGGAGGAGTTCCGCGTCAGATACGCGCGGCTATGGTTGGAGGTCGAAGCGCTACGCTGGTCGGTGTTACGCGTGCTTTCGGATCGGTCCGGTAAACCCGGCGGCATCCAAATGGCCGCGGCTTCTTCTCTAAAGATCGTCGGCTCGGAGCTCTTGTTGCAAGCCTCCCAAATCCTGATGGAAGTAGTTGGACAAGACTCCATGCCGCTTTATCCACCTGTCTGGGATGCCGAGTATGACAGTAAGACACGTGGCGCGCTACCTGCGGCGCCTGGACTAACCGCCCAATATCTGTATTGGCGCGCCTCGACAATATTTGGCGGAAGCAACGACATCCAGCGTCAAATCATTTGGAATAGCATCGTCGGAGGACTCGACTGA
- a CDS encoding SDR family NAD(P)-dependent oxidoreductase translates to MEFEGLVAVITGAGNGIGRACALHMARNGADVVILDIETGPLDQVAAEIVKLGRRVTAYALDLTDYALVKKTFARIRADAGRIDILINNVGQTARERISEFHESSPEVWDFVINVSLKTTLNCTRQVVAGMRERRSGKIVNISSESALAGDATIADYAAAKAGVIGFTRSLARELGPFQVTVNAVLPGGTITRATERVPKEFIEENLKKVPMGRFNEPDDIANAVGFLASDRARFITGQSLLVNGGRIFN, encoded by the coding sequence ATGGAATTCGAAGGCCTCGTAGCAGTCATCACTGGCGCTGGGAACGGGATCGGTCGAGCGTGCGCCTTGCACATGGCGCGAAATGGCGCCGATGTGGTAATCCTGGACATCGAGACTGGTCCGCTCGACCAGGTTGCCGCAGAAATTGTCAAGCTTGGTCGCAGGGTAACTGCCTATGCCTTGGATTTGACGGACTATGCGTTGGTTAAAAAAACCTTCGCGCGCATTCGCGCTGACGCCGGCCGGATTGATATCCTGATAAACAACGTCGGCCAGACCGCGCGCGAGCGCATCAGCGAATTCCACGAGTCGAGCCCGGAGGTGTGGGATTTCGTTATCAATGTTTCGCTGAAGACGACTCTCAATTGTACACGGCAGGTCGTCGCAGGAATGCGCGAGCGCCGGTCGGGTAAGATCGTCAACATCTCGTCCGAATCCGCGCTCGCCGGTGATGCAACGATCGCAGACTACGCCGCTGCGAAGGCTGGAGTGATCGGCTTCACTCGCTCTCTGGCTCGCGAGCTCGGTCCATTTCAAGTTACCGTCAACGCCGTTCTCCCTGGCGGAACTATCACGCGCGCTACCGAGCGCGTTCCGAAAGAGTTCATCGAGGAAAACCTGAAGAAAGTTCCGATGGGTCGGTTCAACGAGCCTGACGATATCGCCAATGCCGTCGGATTCCTCGCTAGCGACCGGGCTCGCTTCATCACGGGGCAGAGCCTTCTTGTAAACGGCGGCCGTATCTTCAACTGA